Part of the Janibacter alkaliphilus genome is shown below.
CCGGCTACGGGATCCGGGTGGCCCTGGCCGACGTGAAGGGGATCAGCGAGGAGGAGGTCGCCCGGATCGTCGCCGGCGCCCCCTACGAGTCGCTGACCGACGTGTGGACCCGGGCCCGGCCCAGCCGACCGGTCCTGGAGCGGCTGGTCCTCGTCGGCGCCCTGGACGCGGTGCACGGCACCGGCACCACCGGTGGCGGCCTGGGGCACCGCGGTCGGCTCACCCGGCGCGACCTGCTGCTGCACGTCGCCGAGCTGGACCGGTGGTCCCGGGCGAGCGGCCGGGGCGCCCGGCCGCGACGATCCGGGAAGGGAGCGTCGGTGCCGGCGGCGGGATGGGTCGGTGACGGGATGCCGGGCGCCCAGCAGGTGCGCCGCCGCGGGGTCGCCCCGGTGGCCAGCCAGCTCACCCTCGACCTCGGCGACACCCCGGAGCTCGGCGAGGGGGCCGGGCTGCCGGAGATGAGCGTGCCGGACCAGGTCAGCGCCGAGCTGGACATCCTCGGCCTGGACGCCTCCCGGCACGTCATGGACTTCTACGCGCCGATGCTGCGCGCGCTGGGCACCACCCGCAGCGCCGACATCCTCGGCGCACGCAGCGGGTCCGAGGTGCTCACCGCGGGGGTGAAGGTGGCCACCCAGACCCCGCCGGTGCGCTCCGGGCGACGGGTGGTCTTCCTCACCGTCGACGACGCCAGCGGCCCGGTGGACGCCACCTTCTTCGAGGACGCGCAGGGGCCGTACGCGGCGACCGTCTTCCACTCCTGGCTGCTGCTGGTCCGGGGCACGGTGCGGCGCACCGGTGAGCGTGGGGTCTCGCTGCTGGCCTCCGGTGCCTGGGAGCTCTCCGGGCTGTGGGAGGCCTGGCAGACCGGGGGGATCGAGGCGGTGCACGCGGCGCTCGCGGCGGCCGACGCGCTGGCCCAGGAGCGGGCCGACGCGGGAGAGGGTCGGCGGTCCGGTGCGGCGGGGAGCCAGGACGGCGGGACCGAGCAGCCGGGCGGCGGGGAGGGGCCGCGCCGACGTCGGGTGCTGGTGCACGCCTCGGGCTACCGGCAGTCGCCCTACGCCGACACCCGGCCGGCGGGGGAGTCCCCCTCGACCGGTCGCAAGCTGTGGCACGCCTCGCCGGGCAGCTCGGGGTGGTGACGGGTCGCCGTCACCCCTGCCGTCTAGGGTGGTCGACGTGAGTGACGAGCGACGACGCCCCCGCCGCGGCGGCCTCGAGGGCAACCTGCGCACCGCCGCCGTGTGGACCCAGGTCCGCGACCTCGCCAAGGAGCGCCAGGCCGAGCTCTCCCGGCCGTTGCGGGTGCTCGACCTGGGCGGCGGCACCGGCGGCCTGGCCGTCGGTCTGGCTGAGCAGGGGCACTCGGTCACCGTCGTCGACCCCAGCGCCGACGCTCTTGCCTCGCTGCGCCGACGGGTCTCCGAGTCGCCCGCCGCCGGGCGGATCAGCGCGGTCCAGGGCGACGCGGACACCCTCGACGGCATCGTCGCCACCGGCTCGGTCGACCTGGTCTGCTGCCACGACACCCTCGAGGTCACCGACGACCCGGCCGCCACCACCGCCCGGATCGCCGAGGTGCTCGCCCCCGGCGGCCACCTCAGCCTGGTCACCGCCCAGCGGGTGGCCGCGGTGCTCTCCCGGGCCCTGGCCGGCCGCTTCGACCAGGCCCGGGCGGTGCTCACCGCGACCGACGGCCGCTGGGGACCCACCGACCCGGCTCCGCGCCGCTTCGACCGCGACCAGGTGCTCGACCTGCTCGGCCGCGCCGGCTTCACCATCCTCGACGTGCGCGGGGTCCGGCTCTTCAGCGATCTCGTGCCCAGCGCGCTGGTCGACTCCGAGGCCGATCGGCTCGCCCTGCTCGAGCTCGAGGAGCTGGCCGCGACGGACCGCGAGCACCCGGGGCTCAGCGAGCTGGGCACGAGCATGCACGTGCTCGCCCGGCGGTGACCGACCCGAGCCGATGAGCCGGCGTCAGTTCTCGCCCCCGCCGCGCACCGGCGACGGGCCGCCGGACGACACCGGCTGCACCGTGCTGCACGTCGACATGGACGCCTTCTACGCCTCGGCCTCCCTGCTCAGCCGGCCCGAGCTGGTCGGCACCCCGGTGATCATCGGCGGCGGCGGCCGCGGGGTGGTGCTCTCGGCGACCTACGAGGCCCGGGCCTTCGGGGTGACCTCGGCCATGCCGATGGGCCGGGCCCGACGGCTGTGCCCGCAGGCGACGGTGATCGCCCCCGACCACGACCTGTACTCGCGCATCTCCGCCGCGGTGATGGAGACCTTCGCCGACGTCACCCCCTCGGTCGAGCCGCTCAGCCTCGACGAGGCCTTCCTCGACGTCGCCGGGGCGGTGCGCCTCATGGGCAGCCCGGCCACCATCGCCGGCCGGATCCGGGACACCGTCGCCGACGAGCAGGGCATCACCTGCTCGGTCGGGGTCGCCGGGACGAAGTTCGTCGCCAAGCTCGCCTCCTCCCTGGCCAAGCCGGACGGGCTGCTCGTCGTCCCGGTCGCCGAGACCGTCACCTTCGTCCAGCAGCTGCCGGTGGGCGCCCTGTGGGGGGTCGGGGACAAGACCGAGGAGGCGCTCTCCCGGCTCGGCCTGCGCACCGTCGCCGACATCGCGCACACCCCGCGGGAGACCCTGGTGCGCGGGCTGGGCGAGGCCACCGGCGCGCACCTGCACGACCTCGCCTGGGGCCGCGACCCCCGGCGGGTCGAGCCGGTGCGGCGCGAGCGCAGCATCGGCCACGAGCAGACCTACGGTCACGACGTCGACGACCCCGTGGTGGTGCACCGCACCCTGCTGCGGCTCTCCGACCGGGCCGCCGCCCGGCTGCGCTCGCACGGCCTGGTCGGACGCACGGTGAGCATCAAGGTGCGGTTCGCCGACTTCACCACGATCACCCGGTCGCGGTCGCTCGGGGAGGCCACCGACATCAGCCGGGACATCCACGCGGTCGCCCGGGACCTCTACGACGCCCTCGGGCTGCAACGGGCGCGGGTGCGCCTGGTCGGGGTCCGGGTCGAGCAGCTCTCCGACGCCTCGAGCACCCCGGTCCAGGTCCGCCTGGACGAGCCCGACCACGGCTGGCGGGAGGCGGACCGGGCGATCGACCGGGCCAG
Proteins encoded:
- a CDS encoding methyltransferase domain-containing protein → MSDERRRPRRGGLEGNLRTAAVWTQVRDLAKERQAELSRPLRVLDLGGGTGGLAVGLAEQGHSVTVVDPSADALASLRRRVSESPAAGRISAVQGDADTLDGIVATGSVDLVCCHDTLEVTDDPAATTARIAEVLAPGGHLSLVTAQRVAAVLSRALAGRFDQARAVLTATDGRWGPTDPAPRRFDRDQVLDLLGRAGFTILDVRGVRLFSDLVPSALVDSEADRLALLELEELAATDREHPGLSELGTSMHVLARR
- the dinB gene encoding DNA polymerase IV; translation: MSRRQFSPPPRTGDGPPDDTGCTVLHVDMDAFYASASLLSRPELVGTPVIIGGGGRGVVLSATYEARAFGVTSAMPMGRARRLCPQATVIAPDHDLYSRISAAVMETFADVTPSVEPLSLDEAFLDVAGAVRLMGSPATIAGRIRDTVADEQGITCSVGVAGTKFVAKLASSLAKPDGLLVVPVAETVTFVQQLPVGALWGVGDKTEEALSRLGLRTVADIAHTPRETLVRGLGEATGAHLHDLAWGRDPRRVEPVRRERSIGHEQTYGHDVDDPVVVHRTLLRLSDRAAARLRSHGLVGRTVSIKVRFADFTTITRSRSLGEATDISRDIHAVARDLYDALGLQRARVRLVGVRVEQLSDASSTPVQVRLDEPDHGWREADRAIDRASARFGAGSVRPASLIAEQDRRSPPPGGGPGTASRGRPTEGRDRDLD